In Saccharomyces eubayanus strain FM1318 chromosome II, whole genome shotgun sequence, the genomic stretch agatttgattATTATTGCACCAACGAATAAGGCTGTTTCCCAGCTTACTTCGAAACCATGGCAATTTCCGAATAATATTGACCAGCTTGAAAGGAAGGGAGCGACAGAAAAGGAACTAGATGCCGCAATTCAAAACAATATCTCCAAGTTTGTTAGGTCACATATCATCGCATACAACGGTGATAAAAATTCCTACAGAAGAATAAGTCCAGGTTGTACGCTATTGCAGAGTATCGACTTTATGGAAAATCGGAAAAGCGATGGAGAGCTTTCAGGTGATATTTTAGTCAAAAAAGATGGCGACGCATATTATGTGGCATCTACGCGAGACAAGAACTTTCACGTTGTCGAGAATATTGAAAGTGGAAGTAACGGTATCATTTTGACGgttgatttttctttagtttgGCCttgattgtttttgattttttaatACCATATGGAATGGCAtttagtttgtttttttgttttagtGTGGttatgaacaaaaaaatttcgaGTAGTATTATTCTGCTTGTATTTACAGGTTCTAATATaatgtgtatatatgtttGTATCGGTTCGTTTatcagtttcttcaatatcatGGCTTTTTACAATGGGTAGCTGAGAGAAAATAACTCAAGGTCAAGAGTAGGTATTTAAGTTTAGCTCCTCTGTTTGCtatgaagtttttttttcaaaatacaATGCATAATATATCATGTTAAAGGACCTGAAGGCAAAATGCTAGTTATATTCATCAATAAGCTTGAATATACAAAGAAACCTCTTTACTCTCGAGTGGAATTTCCGCGTTAAACGTTCCACTCTGTGTTCTTACAGTCAACTGTCTGGGTACCTTTTTGAGAAGGTCGGACCGACCTACAAGTATATTTGCCCTGAGTGGgtttcttattcttaattttttctctctatTTAAAAGCTTAGAAGTTATATCTACTGGGTTCAGTTCCCCTTTGGCTATTCTTTCATAAACTTTGTGATCAATGTTTTTAGTGTCAATGATATCTTTTCGTATTCCTgatcttttttcaacaacagAGCCAATACATCCTATGATCTTCATTATTTCGGCACGACAGTTTATGAGAGGCTGTGGGATATGGTTTAATGTTGTAATCTGATTTGATAGGGGGCAAAACACTCTCTGATATTGAAACGCATAATTGGCAAACTCAACTTCCTGTTTGAACGTTTTGCTTAGCCGAAATTTATCTGTCTGTTCCATTTGCGCAAGTATGTCTTTCATAGCAGAGTGCTGTTTTACGATTTTCATTGCAGTGATCAGACCTACCTTCCAAATTCCACTTGTGTAATCACAGCCCGCTAAGCAGACTAGATTACGAAATTGTTGCTCACTTAGTTCACCTAAAGGAAAACTCTCTGGTAAAGATGTAAAATTGTCTCTTGAAATTTCCAGAGCTTCTCCATGGTCGTTTAGTTTAGTTATTAGAGTTTTACAGCCAAACACTAATAAATCCGAGTCCTCTGATATAATGCCCTGTATAAGACCCATTTTCTCTAAATAAACCATCTGCGCATCTGCTTCAAATGGGGCGACAATATATGTAATTGAATGTGCCTGGCAATAGTCTATAATGCATTTTGCCATCTCAGGTGTGACATCAACACTTTTTTGGAAGTATTCCATCGCATTGAGTCTGTCGCCAGCCGACCACAATTTCTTTGCCAtcaattcattttctaaccttttcttctttctttgcattTCTGTGTGACTTTTTACAAAAAGTGAATCGCCATCAAAAACTACATATGGTGTAATATTAAGCCGTTTTAATAGTTGCAACcttttaataaaaaattgcaaGTATTTGTTTGTTGGCTTGCCCATTACTAAGTCAAAAGCGCACGCACAAGAAGCCCTATGTAGCCACGCATAGCCATCAATAGCCAATGTTTGGTtcacatatttttttaggGTTAcctgtttttgaattgttttcaatagtGGTAATAAGCCAGGTATTCCCATTTCTTCCTGCTGTTGCTACCCTCTTTCGCTGTTTCTACATGATCATCAAAGTAACAATAAAGCTTTTTCACACCTTGGTCATATTATGCTATTCgctccttttccaaatttccACAAAGTCTATAGGAACTCACACGCCCCTTTCTGAAGTTATTACCTTTTAACGTGTCACGGAACGCGTCAAAACGGAAAtatgtaaacaaaaaataagcgaaatcaaaacaagacaaaaagTGGCTTCCAGtaattttccaaacaaaaaatatatatatacgtattaaaaaataaccaaaaagaATGCTAGTATCTTGCGTCAcctttatatatgttttaCTTATAAGCTTTTTCTTATAGTCCTTCATTTTGTCTGTTTCttctataaaaatattgcaCATTGGGAAAGttccttcattttcttgcatttttttgtgcGTAATGACATTAAGACGTACCATTCATCCCcttcaaaaaggaaaacaataacGGTTCATACCATATCACTTCCTTGCTCTGATTCCTTTACTGGCAACTTGTAAAGCTTGAAGTAGTCGACTTCTGTCCCGTTGAGTAAGGCTTTAGAACTTGTGGGAGAATACAGAATTCTTCTCCATAAAGGCGCGTTTACATCGCTTGTAAGCCAAAAATCCTTGACGTTTTTCCTCCAACCATAGTTTGTTGGAATTTTCGATGTAATGGAATATATGTTATGCCCGCTATTATCTTTGATACCAATAGTCTCCTTTATAACTGCGAACCATTGGTCCATACCAGTTACTGTGAAACAAACACCAAAACAAGTTCGTGGCTTCCTCAATGTCGAACCTGGAACGGGAGCCAGTATTGCATCATTATTATCTTCATCCAACTCAATTGAGGGAGCAAATCCTTCTGGTGTAGTATTGAAGTTCTCATTAAAAGATATACCGTCAGCACCATTagctttattttctttcattagAACGTTAAATTCCGAGTTTGTCATTCCTTTACATATTTGAAAGGTTTGGACAAATATCAAGCTCGCAACCCAAACAGATTGCAACAAGGCCCACAAGAGTACTAAAAAGACAAATCTATCATACCTTAGTCCTGAGCAGAGGTCGGAGTGGCctaaaataaaacatttGCCCTGTTCCTGGGCTCCATCCTCATAGGAATCTTCAAGCTCATCAAAGTATTCCAAGCAAAGcacaaaaaaagttaaaatGCCACATTCCATTAAcgtaataaaaaatataaatccTTTGTGATTCTTAAGCCCGACGTCATTGAAGATCCAAGGGCAATAATGATCAAATCTTGCCACCACAGCATTATTTAGGGACGAAAATCTACTCCGTAGCGGCTTTCTTGCCCAGGTTTCAATGCAGAAATTCTTCGTATCAAATTTACCGATTTCAAGCAAATCGGAAATTGTTTGCCGAACGTTTTCATGGTCAGTTTCTTCTGGAACACAGCCCGGATCCGAGGTAACAAGCTGGccaaaaagataaaatacAAGCAAAAGTACTATCAGCAATAGTATGTTAGTATACGTTTCATCGGCAAATGTCCAGGGCATGACTTTGCAAATCCAAACAATGGTTACCCAAAGTAAACTGCCAAAAAACACTCCTGAGAACAAAGGTGACCTTAGTAAAGTAGCATTGTAAATGCCCATTCTTCCATAAGACGGCAGAACAAATTTGTTCAGACATTTGTTGGTTGCAAGggtcaacaaaaaaagtacaataATAGCAAACAATGGGTTAACGTGtgaaaaaagagcaaaTGCAAGCCCCAGAAATATAAATGGAGTCAAGAATGTAACTAGCTTGGCGTGTTGGCTTTTCTTGAACCATTTCTTGATGGGATAACCGTCGTTGTTAAATCCAGAGTGGATTAATGCCTCTCTCAGCGAGTATACAGTGTTCATTTCTTGCGCAATGGCGAAGCAATCTTTTCCAGCGtctgttttttgaaagaaatctGCACCATCCTGAATCAGGTACTTGAGTACATGTGGCTGACCCTTTACTGTACCCCAGTGTAACGGGGTAAACCCTTCCGTGTCCGCGATCTTTATATTGGCACCGAATTTTAACAGCATTGCTACAGTCAAGGAATCACCCTGGTAAGCAGCCCATAATAATGACGTCCTACCCTTTGGATCTTGGCAGTCTACATCCAAAAGGCCCTTGCTAACAACATTGAACAGGACATAAAGAACTAGCATTATGTTGGAGCTGTTGACGGACAAGTGTAAAAGATTGAAACCCTGGTCATCTGTCATGGTAGGATCTGCTCCGTGCTTGAGCAGAAAATCCACAATGTAAACATAACCATATCTGGCAGCCCAGTGTAATGGTGTGGCGTGTAGGGCACCAGCCTTTGAATTGACATCAGCGCCTTGCGAAACGAGAAAATCAACCACGGAAAGTCTGTTATTGATACTTGCCCAATGTAGACCAGTAATGTGTTCAACAGAATCTCCATCCTTGTTAACCTCTAGTAACTTGCCGTGTATCATTTCCTTCACCGTGGCTAGGTCGCCCTTTTGGCAGGCAGTATGGTACCGAGTTAATAACGGATCCTCTTCAATATCATTATGATCTGTTTGTCCATTTTCGTTTgcatcttcattttcggATCTTATAGCCTTTAAAGAAGACAACGAGGCAGCGCCATTAGAACCGCCCAGGCTAATATCCTCTTGCGAGTCTTCATTGGGATCGGTAGCCTGCCCTTTATCCACCAAAGTAGAGGCCAGAGGCGTAGTCAATGACTCGTTTGTCATGAAATATGTGTTATGAAGTAAAGCGTTCCTTTTTTGTAAAGCAAGCCGGGAACAGTATAGTCAGCTGAAAGGGTACTAGAACCTCAAAACCAGCAGTACTCACTTCTCGCCGTTCTTAGTTTCTGTATATCGATTACTTTTATAGATTGTTCTATATGAAGGCTTAATAGAAAATTACGAAAACAAGGCTCATCACCCGGAATGTTAGGTACGAACTCACGTGACTATACATGGCGATATCGAAGGCTATATGAAGAACGAGCAGCAAGGAATATTTCGTGAATCATGCGTGCAACAATATTCGATTAGGGCCATGTATTAACCTCATTGGAGTTGCCACTATAGGGCAATTTCTCGCACGAGCCTCTAAGTGTACGACTATCGTCTTGATCATAGCGATCGTCCAAGAGGGCGGAGTACGTTTTAGCCgttcaaatgaaaaaaatttaaggCAAATTTGAAGTGAATTGAGACTTAGTAGAAGAGAATAAAAGGATTTCCATTGGAGTCGGTTTGATATTAGACGTTACAGCATGGACAACGACACCAAGGTAGAAAATGAAGCACCTGTGCCACTATCACAGCTGAAATTTCCGTTTGCCGATGCTCCAAGTATAGTACAAGCGCACCAAAAGGATGATCAGATTCAAACCCTGTTGGTCCTAAAGATTACTGAATTATGCAAACTGATAAAAAACCAATTGTTTGCCAATTCATATCCTAGAGAACTTTCCATTTTTGCCAAGCTAATATATTTACTTTTTACTACGGGAAGGCGTGGTAGAACATTGGGCGAGGAATATGTTGACTTGATATATACCAATAAGCGTGGTACCAAACTAGCGGGCCGATTTAGAATGCTGGCATTTGTTTTCTCCTATTCTTTATGTCCATATTTGATTTCCAAATTATACAAGAAAATTGCGAACAGTAAAAGGGAAAATGAAACCACAGGTGATGATAATGTCACCGGGTTCTGCGAGAGCCTTTTGGATTTCGTGTTAGACTTGCATATGACCctattttatttcaagGGAACTTTTTATAACGTTTTTAAAAGGATGTTTGGCATGAGATATGCCTTCAAGCATATCATGTCGAAGAACGAAGCCAAATTTAGAAAAGAAGGGTCTAGGACATACAAGGTGCTGGGTTATATTTTATTGactcaaaatattttgaagtgGTATCCAGTTCTAAGCTCTACCTTAGGGTCGTGGAtttctgaaaagaaaggtgCCCCGGGTTCGAATGTAAGGACATCTCTTGATTTACAGGGAACCCTTAAAGGTGGTTCTATAGAAGGAATACCGAAAGAATTTCAGTTGGCTCACATACGTTTGTCAGACAAAGATCAACTGCCCTATATCCCAGAAGCTTCGAGAAAATGCATTCTTTGTCTCATGGACATGACTGATCCTAGCTGCACACCCTGTGGGCATCTGTTCTGCTGGGACTGTCTGATGAGTTGGTGTAAAGAGAGGCCCGAATGTCCTTTATGTAGACAGCAATGTCAAACGCAAGAAATTTTGGTCTTACGACAATAGCGACCTAGTTAATGCTCTCAATGACTCTTTAACACCATGTATAAATATTCAACGATGACCGCGGACGTCTTTGTAATGagacagaaaaaaatacatttAATCGTGTAATTACATTAATTAATTAGATAAGTGTGTTTATCAGAATTTTATCTATGACCTTCTTTTTGCCAATGCTTTTTATCAATTACAAAATAGAcacgttttttttcattatataCCAATGTGGAATAATAGTTGTTTTTGcttgcttttcttcttatttcCTCCGTTACTGCTTATATTCagttctttcaaatcatcgTGGACATTGGCATTCTCTATGCTCGACTTTTTACCCCACTGTTTTGGATCTGCAGCCTGAGGTCTATTCAAACCAGGAATTTGTACTTTTGGCTTTGGTGGAGGTAATTGAGGCAAGTTTAAACTCTTCAACTTGTCCTTGCTATTATTTAACGAAGCAGCAGATGACgagttttttttgctcTCCAAATACGTTGGAGAAAAAGCAACTGCGTTATTGGAAGTAGCCCGATAACTAATTGGTTGAGAAGTACTTCTTTTGGAGCTTTTCACGCCTTTTGAAGCCTGCTTTTTTATAGTCGTTGCAAATGGATCATACGATGCTGCAGGGCTTTTCAAAGTTGGTagatttttgatatttctaACACCTGATGGTGCCCCTCCGCTACCACCATCATTAGTCCCACCCCAATGACCCCTGGCCATTGACATTGAAAGTGAGGGGTCACTCGATAAGGATGGCAAGGAGGTCTGTCGCTCAAGAGCTTGCTCTCGTTGTTCATATATAGCATTCAAATTGTTGTATTTGGCGGAATTTCTAGGGAATGTCTCAGCCAGGTTATGCGCCAACAAATAAACATCTGCATTTGGTTTCGTGAACAACAGCTTATACGATTCCAACAATTTTTCCGCACTTAAGTAACCTTTAGCATAATTCTCATTATATGAAGTAAACTTGtcaaaatcttctttggaGTTTTCTAAATAGTACTTGGCCCTCTCGGCCAATCTTAATCTACTTTCTTCAGGAGAGCTTGCAGCTCTCACATTAGTTCTTGAACTGGACGCAGAACCCGGTAGCGAAGACATAGATGGAAGGTCGTAATCATCTCTTTCTCTAACTACCCTGGATGGTGCTGAAATAAAAGTGGAAAGCTCTGACTGGAAAAACTTTGGTTTACCCTTTAAGATATTACCGTGCTCTTGCAAAATATGCGCTTGTAATTCCAACTCGTCCTTGAAGACAACAAATTTGTTATCTAGGCAGGATTGAACGGTACAGACGTAATGCGAATGTCTGAAATGGTCGAATAACTGGTCATAATCTTTGAAGTATTGGGGGGAAGTGGGGTTGATTCTATCACATATATGGCACTTTTCATGTTGATTTCTCATATGGACGTAtaattcatcatctgaGTAAAATCTTTTACCAGAACAGAAGGCACACATAGGATGTCCTTTGAACCCTTCTGAATTACCTTTAGACTGATGGTTACGTAATTGGTTTTGAGCAAAGATTTCGAGCTCTGCAGGGAAGGCGTGCTTGTGGGTCGCACATATCAAACAAATCATTCTACTGTGTTCAGATTTCAAATGCTCAttgtatttcttgaaaCTACCAAAATCTACAGCTTCTTCGTCCTTTGACAACGGACAAAAAAACTTTAGAAGATTCATTGTTGCCGTGGCGACCTCTTCACTAGCGAACTTTATTccatatttttcattcttttcgTAAAAATTTTGTATATCTGagatttcttcatctatTTGGTCAGTGAACGTCACTTCTTCATTCTCTGTTCTACAAATTAAACAACTCCTCTTTTCATACAAAGCTCGTTGTCTGAAAGCACAGATATGACATGTTTTATGATGACAAGGTGTCAAAGAAACATATAATAACTTACGCGCACAAATTACACATAACTCATTCTCTTCATCAGAATCGTCCTCAGTATTGGAGGTGTCGAGACTGGGTGCACCAGGTACgttatttctcttttgctttcttcttgggtTCTTCTTATCGTTACTAGGCTTGGTATTGTTTTGGGGCCCTTGAGTACGGCGAAAGTTACGTTTTGAAGCAACATTCTCCTTAGTGGGTTCACTCATTTTAATTATTGAACACAAGTATCGGCGGTATTCTTACGACGGTAAAACTTCTAGAAAGAGACAATGTCAAATGAGTTTGTGCTAAGTATGTGCTCAACAATTTCTAATGTATGCCTAGGTCGGGAGTTCTCTCAACTTCGTTTTATTAGTATCTCAAGCAGAAAGCACAGCCAAACTCTAAAACGATCTCAAATATAATTTAAATTTACAACTTATTCGTAATAAAATAGTACCCAATTGGAACTTCCTACAtgcaacttttttttttttcatttttcagtttttttagTATTTAGCGCATGCTTTCACTGCAAGGATGTGCACAGCGGAATCTCTCCGTCACAGATGATAGATTTTGAAGGATTGGATTGTAGTTTCTATACATGTTATACTTAATTAGAGTAGAGACGTTTTCATGGCGACAGTTATTGGTCTGCGTTTACCGCCAGATCGTTTCCCGTGTGCTAAATATGAGCTCCATTTTATGTTATGTTAGCTTTTCTAAGGACCAGAAGTTCACGATTCCGTCATCGCCACCCGTTGCAAGTATAGTCTTACCATTCAACTCCAGCCATTTCACAACGTTGACTTCGTAGACACCATGGGCTAATTCGTGCCTAGCAAGGACTCTCCATTCTCCGTCCACCTCTTCGTAGATGGCTAGTACTCCGTCCGCGCCTGCGCTGGCAATTAGGCCATTGGAGCCCCATGCAACGCTATAAACTTGTCTTTTATGTACATCCGGGAGAATAGCTTCACAAACCCATTCTTGTTggtcatcttcatcgtcaccTATGTATTTCCATACCCGTACAGTGGAATCGTCACTTCCGCTACATAATCTAAGCACGCCTTCAGTCTTGTCAAAATCTGAAGACCAAACGGTACCTTCATGACCATTCAAAACAGCAGCGCATTCCCAATCATCATCGTAATCCTTCCATATCCTAACAGTGTCATCATATGAACTAGAAGCCAGTAGTGCTTCAGAGGGATGCCATATGACATGTTTAACGTCCTGCGAATGTTCTTGCAAAACACTAATACATTCATACTCTTCCCCATTTTCATCAGTTTCCCATATCCATACGCTTTTGTCTCTGGAACAAGTTGCCAGATAATATCCATCGTTAGACCAAGCAACACCTTTTACTTCATTTTCGTGGCC encodes the following:
- the DIN7 gene encoding exodeoxyribonuclease DIN7; amino-acid sequence: MGIPGLLPLLKTIQKQVTLKKYVNQTLAIDGYAWLHRASCACAFDLVMGKPTNKYLQFFIKRLQLLKRLNITPYVVFDGDSLFVKSHTEMQRKKKRLENELMAKKLWSAGDRLNAMEYFQKSVDVTPEMAKCIIDYCQAHSITYIVAPFEADAQMVYLEKMGLIQGIISEDSDLLVFGCKTLITKLNDHGEALEISRDNFTSLPESFPLGELSEQQFRNLVCLAGCDYTSGIWKVGLITAMKIVKQHSAMKDILAQMEQTDKFRLSKTFKQEVEFANYAFQYQRVFCPLSNQITTLNHIPQPLINCRAEIMKIIGCIGSVVEKRSGIRKDIIDTKNIDHKVYERIAKGELNPVDITSKLLNREKKLRIRNPLRANILVGRSDLLKKVPRQLTVRTQSGTFNAEIPLESKEVSLYIQAY
- the PEX10 gene encoding ubiquitin-protein ligase peroxin 10, producing MDNDTKVENEAPVPLSQLKFPFADAPSIVQAHQKDDQIQTLLVLKITELCKLIKNQLFANSYPRELSIFAKLIYLLFTTGRRGRTLGEEYVDLIYTNKRGTKLAGRFRMLAFVFSYSLCPYLISKLYKKIANSKRENETTGDDNVTGFCESLLDFVLDLHMTLFYFKGTFYNVFKRMFGMRYAFKHIMSKNEAKFRKEGSRTYKVLGYILLTQNILKWYPVLSSTLGSWISEKKGAPGSNVRTSLDLQGTLKGGSIEGIPKEFQLAHIRLSDKDQLPYIPEASRKCILCLMDMTDPSCTPCGHLFCWDCLMSWCKERPECPLCRQQCQTQEILVLRQ
- the HEL2 gene encoding E3 ubiquitin-protein ligase HEL2 — encoded protein: MSEPTKENVASKRNFRRTQGPQNNTKPSNDKKNPRRKQKRNNVPGAPSLDTSNTEDDSDEENELCVICARKLLYVSLTPCHHKTCHICAFRQRALYEKRSCLICRTENEEVTFTDQIDEEISDIQNFYEKNEKYGIKFASEEVATATMNLLKFFCPLSKDEEAVDFGSFKKYNEHLKSEHSRMICLICATHKHAFPAELEIFAQNQLRNHQSKGNSEGFKGHPMCAFCSGKRFYSDDELYVHMRNQHEKCHICDRINPTSPQYFKDYDQLFDHFRHSHYVCTVQSCLDNKFVVFKDELELQAHILQEHGNILKGKPKFFQSELSTFISAPSRVVRERDDYDLPSMSSLPGSASSSRTNVRAASSPEESRLRLAERAKYYLENSKEDFDKFTSYNENYAKGYLSAEKLLESYKLLFTKPNADVYLLAHNLAETFPRNSAKYNNLNAIYEQREQALERQTSLPSLSSDPSLSMSMARGHWGGTNDGGSGGAPSGVRNIKNLPTLKSPAASYDPFATTIKKQASKGVKSSKRSTSQPISYRATSNNAVAFSPTYLESKKNSSSAASLNNSKDKLKSLNLPQLPPPKPKVQIPGLNRPQAADPKQWGKKSSIENANVHDDLKELNISSNGGNKKKSKQKQLLFHIGI
- the AKR1 gene encoding palmitoyltransferase AKR1; its protein translation is MTNESLTTPLASTLVDKGQATDPNEDSQEDISLGGSNGAASLSSLKAIRSENEDANENGQTDHNDIEEDPLLTRYHTACQKGDLATVKEMIHGKLLEVNKDGDSVEHITGLHWASINNRLSVVDFLVSQGADVNSKAGALHATPLHWAARYGYVYIVDFLLKHGADPTMTDDQGFNLLHLSVNSSNIMLVLYVLFNVVSKGLLDVDCQDPKGRTSLLWAAYQGDSLTVAMLLKFGANIKIADTEGFTPLHWGTVKGQPHVLKYLIQDGADFFQKTDAGKDCFAIAQEMNTVYSLREALIHSGFNNDGYPIKKWFKKSQHAKLVTFLTPFIFLGLAFALFSHVNPLFAIIVLFLLTLATNKCLNKFVLPSYGRMGIYNATLLRSPLFSGVFFGSLLWVTIVWICKVMPWTFADETYTNILLLIVLLLVFYLFGQLVTSDPGCVPEETDHENVRQTISDLLEIGKFDTKNFCIETWARKPLRSRFSSLNNAVVARFDHYCPWIFNDVGLKNHKGFIFFITLMECGILTFFVLCLEYFDELEDSYEDGAQEQGKCFILGHSDLCSGLRYDRFVFLVLLWALLQSVWVASLIFVQTFQICKGMTNSEFNVLMKENKANGADGISFNENFNTTPEGFAPSIELDEDNNDAILAPVPGSTLRKPRTCFGVCFTVTGMDQWFAVIKETIGIKDNSGHNIYSITSKIPTNYGWRKNVKDFWLTSDVNAPLWRRILYSPTSSKALLNGTEVDYFKLYKLPVKESEQGSDMV
- the CIA1 gene encoding iron-sulfur cluster assembly protein CIA1, with product MSSINLIKSLKLYKDKIWSLDFSQGILATGSTDRKIKLVNVKNDDFALIDVLDDTAHKKAIRSVAWRPHTSLLAAGSFDSTVSIWAREETADRSFEMDLLAIIEGHENEVKGVAWSNDGYYLATCSRDKSVWIWETDENGEEYECISVLQEHSQDVKHVIWHPSEALLASSSYDDTVRIWKDYDDDWECAAVLNGHEGTVWSSDFDKTEGVLRLCSGSDDSTVRVWKYIGDDEDDQQEWVCEAILPDVHKRQVYSVAWGSNGLIASAGADGVLAIYEEVDGEWRVLARHELAHGVYEVNVVKWLELNGKTILATGGDDGIVNFWSLEKLT